One Heterodontus francisci isolate sHetFra1 chromosome 3, sHetFra1.hap1, whole genome shotgun sequence DNA window includes the following coding sequences:
- the msgn1 gene encoding mesogenin-1, whose amino-acid sequence MDNLLKTLLEMDDSFELINVEMVSDFSWKVEADKFEPSRVPSPHSFSPAPSFESFYPSLPHVAEVTSSPPGDTHFLQSSPQSCAIEENYTPSRRSQGLIKTKMSGKRRMKASEREKLRMRRLASALHTLRSFLPPIYSQRGQTLTKIQTLHCAIRYISELSSLLAQGRRRAGDAAAIEDCWVILLGGTWHQGDKGGEDQKWNIFILFHCVTGLLLS is encoded by the exons ATGGACAATCTTCTGAAAACTCTGCTAGAAATGGATGATAGTTTCGAACTGATTAATGTGGAAATGGTTTCAGACTTTAGCTGGAAAGTTGAAGCGGATAAGTTTGAGCCAAGCCGAGTTCCATCGCCTCACAGTTTCTCACCAGCACCATCTTTCGAATccttctatccttctcttcctcacGTCGCAGAGGTGACAAGCAGTCCGCCTGGAGACACTCATTTCTTGCAATCTTCCCCGCAAAGCTGTGCCATTGAAGAAAATTATACACCATCCCGGAGGTCCCAAGGACTAATCAAAACAAAGATGTCAGGTAAACGCAGAATGAAAGCGAGCGAGAGGGAAAAACTGAGAATGAGGAGACTTGCCAGTGCTCTTCACACACTGCGGAGTTTTCTGCCACCCATTTACAGCCAAAGAGGTCAGACTCTCACCAAAATCCAGACTCTGCACTGTGCCATCCGGTACATTTCTGAACTTTCTTCTTTATTGGCACAAGGAAGAC GAAGAGCAGGAGATGCAGCAGCCATTGAAGACTGCTGGGTGATTTTACTGGGAGGAacatggcaccagggagacaaaggAGGGGAGGACCAAAAGTGGAACATCTTTATTCTttttcactgtgtaactggactgcTCCTCAG ttga